A stretch of Candidatus Vicinibacter affinis DNA encodes these proteins:
- a CDS encoding response regulator transcription factor — translation MFFVRDSNIQRKLLLVPILLGVLFLVNAQPDGPQGISAEKVNLALRRTADGLLRLSGDSTSRIPAIEQAGPGVWRVRLLQAFRYEQLPAMLQSSLDVYGIKNPYEVTVRNCENATIDLGFHQTDFLNNGTVPCAGREMPVGCHYIEITFLDISPVKSLLYNKAGYLVLILLAIGGFWFFRQKKSGQSEITSDSAEDLLEIGNSRLDVTGQILHCNGVPQSLTFRETKLLRLFANSPDKLLERDFILREVWADEGVLVGRSIDVFVSRLRKKLAADPTVGLVAVHGVGYRLETGKVSVG, via the coding sequence ATGTTTTTCGTTCGTGATTCAAATATTCAGAGAAAACTATTGTTGGTCCCTATTTTGTTGGGGGTTCTATTTCTAGTCAATGCACAACCGGATGGGCCGCAAGGTATTTCCGCTGAAAAAGTAAACCTTGCGCTCCGCAGGACGGCGGATGGGTTGCTTCGACTTTCAGGGGACAGCACGAGTCGTATTCCGGCCATCGAGCAGGCAGGACCAGGCGTGTGGAGGGTGCGACTGCTTCAAGCTTTCAGATACGAACAACTTCCGGCTATGCTCCAATCCTCCCTCGATGTGTACGGTATCAAAAATCCTTACGAAGTGACTGTACGAAATTGTGAAAATGCAACGATCGATCTGGGATTTCATCAGACAGATTTTTTAAATAATGGCACGGTGCCTTGTGCCGGAAGGGAGATGCCCGTGGGTTGCCATTATATTGAAATCACATTTTTAGATATTAGCCCTGTAAAATCATTGCTGTATAATAAAGCAGGATATCTTGTATTGATTTTGCTTGCAATTGGTGGTTTTTGGTTTTTCCGTCAAAAAAAATCTGGACAAAGTGAAATCACTTCTGATTCCGCAGAAGATTTACTGGAAATCGGAAATTCTCGTCTTGATGTTACCGGACAAATATTGCATTGTAACGGCGTACCACAATCATTGACTTTCCGTGAGACCAAATTACTTCGGCTCTTTGCCAACAGCCCCGACAAATTACTTGAGCGCGATTTTATCCTCCGCGAGGTTTGGGCAGATGAAGGCGTGTTGGTTGGAAGAAGTATAGATGTTTTTGTGTCAAGGTTGAGAAAGAAGTTAGCGGCTGATCCAACTGTTGGACTCGTGGCGGTGCATGGAGTAGGATATCGGTTGGAAACAGGTAAAGTAAGCGTGGGTTAA
- a CDS encoding T9SS type A sorting domain-containing protein has protein sequence MVQTKNLIRDLNQLGGLETFCKGNIQILPSSNSYKEQDKYIPLFICAEEEEEEEFGGHQLGLKQFIPAGICPNPSKGIVLIESDINAELIHSVRISDLYGRHKVHITQFSKEGAVIVDFSGFSPEIYIVELIGENGNTLSSQRLIIHK, from the coding sequence ATGGTTCAAACAAAAAATTTAATTAGAGACTTAAATCAATTAGGGGGATTAGAAACATTTTGTAAAGGCAATATTCAGATTTTGCCTAGTTCAAATTCTTATAAAGAACAAGACAAGTACATTCCATTATTCATTTGTGCAGAAGAAGAAGAAGAAGAAGAATTTGGAGGCCATCAGCTAGGACTAAAGCAATTCATTCCTGCTGGCATTTGTCCGAATCCATCAAAAGGGATTGTTTTGATTGAAAGCGATATAAATGCTGAACTTATACATAGTGTGAGGATCTCCGATCTTTATGGTCGCCATAAGGTTCACATAACTCAATTCAGCAAAGAAGGCGCTGTAATTGTAGATTTTTCTGGCTTTTCTCCGGAGATCTATATAGTCGAGTTGATTGGTGAAAATGGCAATACCCTTTCTTCACAACGATTGATTATTCACAAGTAA
- a CDS encoding T9SS type A sorting domain-containing protein — translation MRLLIITLLYSFSFIHAQIPKFDWIIPEGYKSNIGYFQLTTDVNSNTIVSIEYLLSPFEVCNESHNLNTEHTAVIFLIKYDPQGHCVWMHQLTDNVTGVIDAGLFLSTDLQGNILIAGAHRGKVWLDSENYIQSPDGVGEGFVSKLDPNGKLLWYRLIKNENGKFGNVSAIGVTCDLEGNTYLSTWHSNGHLILDSILIEYRSNEGGFKTSLLKLDTEGNLLWYKKFEANSSIFQNIKVNSLQQVVVAGSFYGRELWVDQSVLLNRDTFQPDITHDAVLLVLNENGNVEYLHSIGGLGTEYIYQLEIDKKNNIFLGGSTGSKEFEILSKKIFRLSSSKPGINFIAKIKPDYQLEWLYEDHVLDWYGMSYFILNNNQDLWTCWNLNKDSIYINNTPFVSPGSSSPDLIYIRFTNLGSIDKVFQLNGKGREGAIGIGHCGLHPDGGLVISGKFTSDTLYFGDYALPKVARKQIGDQYTSSAFIARISPDGMVGSEDLRNQKSSLISIHPNPTRDIIQIHFDEDLGADGRVEILTSTGTLMKSLRIGKGSTSTTVVVRAWPAGVYFVRYRDTEGRSSVERVVVE, via the coding sequence ATGAGATTACTTATTATTACTCTCTTGTATTCATTCTCTTTTATTCATGCTCAAATCCCTAAGTTTGACTGGATTATTCCCGAAGGGTATAAAAGTAATATAGGATATTTTCAGCTGACTACAGATGTAAATTCTAATACAATTGTTTCAATAGAATATTTACTTTCACCATTTGAGGTGTGTAATGAATCCCACAATTTAAATACAGAGCACACCGCAGTCATTTTTTTAATCAAGTATGATCCACAAGGGCATTGTGTTTGGATGCATCAGTTAACGGATAATGTAACTGGTGTCATTGATGCCGGATTATTTTTATCTACCGATTTACAAGGAAATATTTTGATAGCTGGTGCCCATCGGGGTAAGGTTTGGCTAGACTCAGAGAATTATATACAATCACCGGACGGAGTTGGTGAAGGGTTTGTCTCTAAATTAGATCCAAATGGAAAACTACTTTGGTACAGATTAATAAAAAACGAAAATGGTAAATTTGGCAATGTCAGCGCAATTGGGGTAACATGTGATTTGGAAGGAAATACTTACCTTTCAACTTGGCATTCCAATGGTCACTTAATTCTTGACAGTATACTTATAGAATACCGATCTAATGAAGGAGGTTTTAAAACCTCACTTCTAAAATTGGACACTGAAGGAAATCTGTTATGGTATAAAAAATTTGAAGCTAATAGCAGTATTTTCCAAAATATCAAAGTTAACAGTTTACAACAGGTTGTTGTTGCCGGTTCCTTTTATGGTCGGGAATTATGGGTTGATCAATCTGTACTTTTAAATCGTGATACTTTTCAGCCTGATATTACACATGATGCTGTTCTGCTCGTACTAAATGAGAATGGAAATGTGGAGTATTTGCATTCCATAGGTGGACTTGGAACAGAATATATTTATCAATTGGAAATAGACAAGAAGAACAATATTTTCTTAGGAGGTTCTACTGGAAGCAAAGAATTTGAAATATTATCTAAAAAGATTTTCCGCCTTTCTTCAAGTAAACCAGGAATAAATTTCATTGCAAAAATTAAACCTGACTATCAATTGGAATGGCTTTATGAAGATCATGTTTTAGATTGGTATGGTATGTCATATTTTATTTTAAATAATAATCAGGATCTTTGGACATGCTGGAACCTTAATAAAGACAGCATTTATATCAACAACACACCTTTCGTCAGCCCTGGAAGTTCTTCACCTGATTTAATTTACATTCGTTTTACAAACCTAGGCAGTATTGATAAGGTCTTCCAACTCAATGGGAAAGGAAGAGAGGGAGCCATAGGGATTGGTCATTGCGGCCTTCATCCCGATGGAGGCTTGGTAATTAGTGGTAAGTTTACTTCAGACACTCTGTATTTCGGAGACTATGCATTACCTAAAGTTGCCAGAAAACAAATTGGAGACCAATACACATCTTCAGCTTTCATAGCACGCATCTCTCCAGATGGGATGGTGGGATCTGAAGATTTGAGAAATCAAAAAAGTAGTTTGATTTCTATTCACCCAAACCCCACCAGAGATATAATACAGATACATTTTGATGAGGATTTAGGTGCCGATGGCAGAGTAGAGATCCTGACATCTACTGGCACTTTGATGAAATCTCTGCGCATTGGTAAAGGATCTACATCTACTACTGTCGTTGTGCGTGCCTGGCCGGCAGGAGTTTATTTTGTGAGGTATCGAGATACTGAGGGAAGGAGTAGTGTGGAGCGAGTGGTGGTGGAGTAG
- a CDS encoding ABC transporter permease, translating to MLLFILKRLMNAVFLLLLIALIGHWMIQNIPGSYDEMNREEENSAPENYTSQKIKMPLFYFGFIPERNPEELKSMNFLIPEFKWNGTVNLYHHWLVNSSASLRDGLPVGQKIWKAIQWTMALQIPAVILIFSLGLWLAFLVVCSKHHRFKKIMDIGLTALHAFPVFWFGSLLLIFFANPDFFNWFPAIPESAGGSDPFSLWIQQPAFWILPITALVLPSLAVIYNLFRKGLENAFQKRFWMRARSSGISEMDGLRHELMPHALIPVLAWIASAVPFLIGGSILIETIFSIPGSGRLMYNSIHYRDWPVVHGLFMLAAGMTLIGLLISDVCQRLMDPRLQVANS from the coding sequence ATGCTTTTATTTATTTTAAAACGATTGATGAATGCAGTTTTTCTGCTATTGTTGATTGCATTGATCGGCCACTGGATGATTCAGAACATACCGGGCAGCTATGATGAAATGAACCGGGAAGAAGAAAATTCGGCACCAGAAAACTACACTTCCCAAAAGATCAAAATGCCCTTGTTTTATTTTGGCTTCATTCCGGAAAGAAACCCTGAAGAGTTGAAATCAATGAATTTCCTGATTCCTGAATTCAAGTGGAATGGTACAGTAAATCTCTACCATCATTGGTTGGTAAATTCTTCCGCTTCACTGCGCGACGGCCTTCCGGTTGGACAAAAAATTTGGAAAGCCATTCAGTGGACCATGGCCTTGCAAATACCTGCTGTGATACTCATTTTTTCTTTGGGATTGTGGTTGGCATTTTTGGTGGTGTGTTCCAAACATCATCGTTTCAAAAAGATCATGGACATTGGTCTCACGGCCTTGCATGCTTTTCCGGTTTTTTGGTTTGGAAGTTTGTTGCTGATATTTTTTGCAAACCCTGATTTCTTCAATTGGTTTCCGGCCATTCCTGAATCCGCGGGAGGTTCAGACCCATTTTCATTGTGGATTCAGCAACCGGCATTCTGGATATTGCCCATTACAGCACTGGTCTTACCATCCTTAGCAGTCATTTATAATTTGTTCAGAAAGGGCCTTGAGAATGCATTTCAAAAACGTTTTTGGATGCGTGCCCGGAGCAGCGGTATTTCTGAGATGGACGGACTCAGACATGAGTTGATGCCACATGCTTTAATCCCTGTTTTGGCCTGGATCGCATCCGCAGTTCCTTTTCTGATCGGCGGTTCCATTTTGATTGAAACCATCTTCAGCATTCCCGGAAGTGGGCGACTCATGTACAATTCGATTCATTACCGGGATTGGCCCGTGGTCCATGGATTGTTTATGCTGGCAGCGGGAATGACCTTGATTGGCTTGTTGATTTCAGATGTTTGTCAGAGACTAATGGATCCCCGATTACAAGTGGCCAACTCCTAA
- a CDS encoding TIGR01777 family protein encodes MISDIESKNILIAGGSGMIGRALSKELTKEGYKVSWLSRTKKENPPYPIFLWNPDQEYVDPAAFEDKPMLINLAGESIAKWPWTSGRKKKILVSRLQAIKALRTCLKELDIRLPLILNASAIGIYGHKPGEVLYEKSMPGFYGFLAPTVNHWEYEACTLEKYCDRLTRIRIGLVLSNQGGIWPKLFLTKKLRIFNWFGDGQQIYSWIHMDDLCQAVLFLIQGNDTEKVVNLTAPYPIELKKIIELIISYQPKSCLSFGIPTILLRIFLGEFSTMLTMDNHVLPESLMRHKFRFKYGDIYSAVDALMEE; translated from the coding sequence ATGATTTCAGACATAGAATCAAAGAACATTCTTATTGCAGGCGGAAGTGGCATGATAGGACGCGCACTGAGTAAAGAACTGACAAAGGAAGGATACAAGGTCAGTTGGTTGAGCAGAACGAAAAAGGAAAATCCACCCTACCCTATTTTTTTGTGGAATCCGGATCAGGAATATGTGGATCCTGCTGCTTTTGAGGACAAACCCATGCTGATCAATCTCGCCGGAGAAAGCATCGCGAAATGGCCCTGGACCAGCGGACGTAAAAAGAAAATTTTGGTTTCAAGGTTGCAGGCCATCAAGGCCTTGAGAACTTGTCTGAAGGAACTGGACATACGGCTACCATTGATCTTGAATGCAAGTGCCATTGGAATTTACGGACACAAACCTGGGGAAGTATTGTATGAAAAGTCCATGCCGGGATTCTACGGCTTTTTGGCGCCTACCGTAAATCATTGGGAATATGAGGCGTGCACTCTGGAGAAATATTGCGACCGTCTTACCCGCATCAGAATAGGACTGGTGCTGTCAAACCAGGGTGGCATCTGGCCAAAATTATTCCTCACTAAAAAATTAAGAATCTTTAATTGGTTTGGAGATGGGCAACAAATTTATTCCTGGATTCACATGGATGATTTATGTCAGGCGGTATTGTTCCTCATTCAGGGGAACGATACAGAGAAGGTTGTAAATCTGACCGCACCGTATCCGATTGAATTAAAAAAAATCATCGAACTAATAATCTCCTATCAACCAAAATCTTGTTTGAGTTTTGGGATTCCAACGATCTTGCTCAGAATTTTTCTGGGCGAATTTTCTACCATGCTCACCATGGATAATCACGTCCTTCCTGAAAGTCTGATGCGACACAAATTCAGATTCAAATATGGGGATATTTACAGTGCAGTCGATGCGCTGATGGAGGAATGA
- a CDS encoding T9SS type A sorting domain-containing protein, with translation MAEGSLITVNQGKNFHLNGTVLQTAARLGIPFINCCRWQGIQAYQQSSLEWTAAEIWDAYKALYLRGGTGSTRGAKIKMISCRFEENIDGIHFEQFHRMKIEAFHDNYMRGCWLINCGELKCGCGDGTAIIVDRNDHLQWMPSTGSVNEIENFNTAFKVTNASARLRNFDVHDIKYIGIDYTKDNSLKRDLNIDSIKFEHVPIAVLDKISGGASHTLTAVASDPLSSIWTNNVHKAFDINASRTKIFANIEHVHLHTDNGPENFGVKVHLSGTLNNEVYIANNEIQTNGGDHTIGVSFTADAEGPQSGFITHNRILNNATNNGAGIFVHNWHGTRIQNDTITTNNPKPGIDISHSRQSVITCNRVLEGGNGLLFVDNPETTISDNLFYDNSKSCIETHGNCKGGQGSIIRRNNFNLSSSNSNYYYPLAITGPQTHSQYNSWTAQNNNTNQNGEIKHESFNIPTILEDCKFLAPSGSSPGSQHHPYRTIGMIVASGPTMSSQTIVCNAGPVMLQSDTSSAYGYAAILADSAGLDSIPDALRTALFQSIYAEILQYPHWTSLSDTLSDFYDALENEYVGESSVLYTDINSYLLEIEVQQLVFDSLDVLHSGVVDSMIIVEELIEVETDLDTLALYEILLDSLQTQLTDLEEAIGSYRYLCDSLNAEAIEALEVSNNALDPQNDAEEYDQWVTEQRLKLLNGTSLDSTALAELMVLAAMCRDSAGIAVNNSRGFTLALIDKYIPLFNCEEEEEFGGQQLGLKQFIPAGIYPNPSTGIVLIDSDINVEIIQNVRISDLYGRHQIHRPILNKHGSVGLDFSSMSTGIYIVELLDGKGKTLSSQRLIIHK, from the coding sequence ATGGCGGAAGGGTCACTCATTACAGTAAATCAGGGCAAAAATTTTCATTTAAACGGAACTGTCCTTCAGACTGCTGCCAGATTGGGGATTCCTTTTATTAATTGTTGCAGGTGGCAAGGAATTCAGGCCTACCAGCAATCCTCTTTGGAATGGACTGCGGCTGAAATTTGGGATGCATACAAGGCTTTGTACCTGCGTGGAGGAACAGGATCTACCAGAGGCGCGAAAATAAAGATGATTTCCTGCCGGTTTGAAGAAAATATTGATGGAATACACTTTGAACAATTTCATCGTATGAAAATAGAAGCTTTTCACGATAACTATATGAGAGGTTGTTGGTTAATCAACTGTGGAGAATTAAAATGCGGATGTGGAGATGGCACGGCCATTATTGTGGATCGCAATGATCATTTACAGTGGATGCCTAGCACAGGATCTGTCAATGAAATTGAAAATTTTAATACCGCCTTCAAGGTAACCAATGCCTCAGCCAGATTACGCAATTTTGATGTACACGACATCAAGTATATCGGAATCGATTACACTAAGGACAACTCCCTTAAAAGGGACCTGAATATAGACTCTATCAAGTTTGAACATGTGCCTATAGCGGTACTTGATAAAATAAGTGGGGGTGCATCTCATACCCTGACTGCAGTGGCCAGTGATCCTCTGTCCAGTATCTGGACCAATAACGTGCATAAAGCATTTGATATAAATGCAAGCCGAACAAAAATATTTGCAAACATTGAACATGTTCATCTTCACACAGACAATGGTCCGGAGAATTTTGGAGTCAAGGTACATCTTTCAGGTACCCTGAACAATGAGGTATATATTGCAAATAATGAGATTCAGACCAATGGGGGTGATCATACCATAGGGGTAAGCTTTACTGCGGATGCAGAAGGACCACAATCTGGATTCATAACCCACAATCGTATCTTAAACAATGCCACAAACAATGGTGCCGGGATATTTGTACACAATTGGCATGGAACCCGAATTCAAAATGATACCATCACAACAAACAATCCTAAACCGGGTATTGATATTTCTCACAGCCGCCAAAGTGTGATCACTTGTAATCGGGTACTAGAAGGTGGTAATGGCCTTTTGTTTGTGGATAATCCTGAAACTACTATAAGTGATAATCTGTTTTACGACAATTCTAAGAGTTGTATTGAAACTCATGGAAATTGTAAGGGAGGTCAAGGAAGTATAATTCGTCGCAATAATTTTAATCTCAGTTCATCCAATAGTAATTATTATTATCCTTTAGCCATTACTGGCCCTCAAACGCACTCTCAATACAATTCCTGGACTGCACAAAACAATAATACAAATCAGAATGGGGAAATAAAACATGAGTCATTTAATATACCAACTATTTTAGAGGATTGCAAATTTCTTGCGCCTTCAGGTAGTTCGCCAGGATCACAGCATCATCCTTATAGAACTATTGGCATGATTGTAGCTAGCGGACCAACAATGAGCTCACAGACTATTGTCTGCAATGCTGGACCTGTAATGCTGCAATCTGATACTTCATCAGCCTATGGGTATGCGGCGATATTAGCAGACAGTGCTGGTTTGGATAGCATACCGGATGCACTCAGAACAGCATTGTTTCAATCCATTTATGCCGAAATTTTACAATATCCACATTGGACTAGTCTATCGGATACATTGTCAGATTTTTACGATGCATTGGAAAATGAATACGTAGGTGAAAGTTCTGTGCTTTATACTGATATTAACTCATATCTTTTGGAGATTGAAGTGCAACAGCTAGTATTTGATTCTTTGGATGTTTTACATTCTGGTGTAGTCGATTCCATGATCATTGTCGAAGAATTAATTGAAGTTGAAACGGATTTAGACACATTGGCTTTATATGAAATTCTTTTGGATTCTCTCCAAACTCAATTGACAGATCTGGAAGAAGCAATAGGTAGTTATCGTTACTTATGTGATAGTTTGAATGCAGAAGCCATTGAAGCATTAGAAGTTTCAAACAATGCTTTGGATCCACAAAATGACGCAGAAGAATACGACCAATGGGTCACCGAACAGAGACTGAAGTTGCTTAACGGTACTTCTCTTGATTCCACAGCCTTAGCAGAATTGATGGTTCTGGCGGCAATGTGTAGGGATAGTGCTGGAATTGCTGTCAATAATTCTCGAGGATTTACTTTAGCCTTGATAGACAAATACATTCCCTTATTCAATTGTGAAGAAGAAGAAGAATTTGGAGGACAACAGCTTGGACTTAAACAATTTATTCCTGCGGGAATATATCCAAATCCATCTACAGGGATTGTTTTGATTGATAGTGATATAAATGTTGAAATCATTCAAAATGTGAGGATCTCCGATCTTTATGGTCGCCATCAGATTCACCGTCCAATTTTAAATAAACATGGATCTGTAGGTTTAGATTTCTCTTCAATGTCAACAGGAATTTATATCGTTGAATTGCTTGATGGAAAAGGAAAAACCCTTTCTTCACAGCGCTTAATAATTCATAAATAA
- a CDS encoding TolC family protein, which yields MKKFFLIWVLAPLAIQAQEQWSLVKCIRQAQQENLTLQSGRVNVFSEEINLKENRYKRLPDLNGNINMGWSIGRNIDPTSNDFITQDILNGNYGLSSSVILFQAGLVNKSINQSKINLSASKEEYQQTSNDIALQVASQYLNVLLADERLEIAGKNLEAIRQQMEQIQKMISAGGRPEADLYEIKSQVARSEQGVVSAENALDLAWLSLKQSLRLRSDLEMSLEPLSEEQLRNLESESYTYENLYEYSSVNQPGMKAAKLRLEAAKLGEGMARAAFFPSLFGNIFAGSRYSNVKIPSSYSIIGSRAIPGIRIDGKNVVFEEPLVIGTNEKAIPFADQFDQYLGYSFSVSMNIPIANNYRNRANVKRAKLASERSRINFETQGLNLSQNISQAIANVKAAIKEYDAANSAYEAARSSQNFTQKRFEIGATNLFELNQSQNNLQTAALSLLISKYDLIFKQKVLDFYAGKEIKL from the coding sequence ATGAAAAAGTTTTTTCTAATTTGGGTGCTCGCTCCACTGGCCATTCAGGCTCAGGAACAATGGAGTCTGGTTAAATGCATCCGTCAGGCACAACAGGAAAATCTGACTTTACAATCCGGGAGGGTCAACGTATTCAGCGAGGAAATCAATCTGAAGGAAAACAGATACAAGAGGTTGCCGGACCTGAACGGTAACATCAACATGGGCTGGAGCATTGGCCGCAACATTGACCCCACCTCAAACGACTTCATCACCCAGGACATCCTCAATGGAAACTACGGGCTCAGCAGTTCTGTCATTTTGTTTCAGGCAGGACTGGTGAATAAAAGTATCAATCAAAGCAAAATCAATCTATCCGCTAGCAAGGAGGAATACCAGCAAACATCCAACGATATTGCCCTACAGGTTGCCAGCCAATACCTCAATGTGTTGCTTGCAGACGAACGGTTGGAGATCGCCGGAAAAAATCTTGAAGCCATCCGACAGCAAATGGAACAAATCCAAAAAATGATCAGTGCCGGAGGGAGACCTGAGGCAGACCTGTACGAAATTAAATCTCAGGTAGCCCGCTCCGAACAAGGCGTCGTCAGTGCAGAAAATGCACTCGATCTTGCATGGCTGTCTCTGAAACAATCCCTTCGGCTGCGGTCAGATCTGGAAATGAGCCTTGAGCCTCTTTCAGAAGAACAGCTGCGCAATCTGGAATCAGAATCCTACACCTATGAGAATCTATATGAATACTCCTCTGTAAACCAACCAGGAATGAAGGCCGCCAAATTACGACTTGAAGCAGCCAAACTAGGTGAAGGCATGGCAAGAGCGGCATTCTTTCCCTCCTTGTTTGGAAATATATTTGCCGGATCCCGCTATTCAAATGTAAAAATACCCAGTTCCTACAGCATCATCGGCAGCAGGGCCATCCCCGGTATCCGCATTGATGGTAAAAATGTGGTGTTTGAAGAACCGCTGGTCATTGGCACCAATGAAAAAGCCATTCCTTTTGCAGATCAGTTTGATCAATATCTGGGTTATAGTTTCAGTGTTTCTATGAACATTCCCATAGCCAATAATTACCGCAACCGGGCCAATGTAAAACGCGCTAAACTTGCCTCAGAACGCAGCAGAATAAATTTCGAAACGCAGGGATTAAATCTTAGCCAAAACATCTCACAGGCCATCGCAAATGTCAAAGCAGCCATTAAGGAATATGATGCCGCCAACAGCGCTTATGAAGCTGCCAGATCTTCTCAAAATTTTACGCAAAAGAGATTCGAAATCGGTGCCACTAATTTATTTGAATTGAATCAATCTCAAAACAATTTACAAACGGCAGCATTGAGTTTGCTGATTTCAAAATACGATCTGATTTTCAAACAAAAAGTGCTTGACTTTTATGCAGGCAAAGAAATAAAATTGTAA
- a CDS encoding T9SS type A sorting domain-containing protein, whose amino-acid sequence MRLLLFTFWFSFFFIHAQVPKFDWIIAEGHRSTIGFFEVTTDVFSNTIAAINFEIAPFDICNEKYNLNTEYTDVQFLVKYNSNGHCVWKHQLSDNLTGVLDSRIHLTSDPKGNILISSSFRGTIWLDPEHSIQSPDGVGEAFVAKLDSNGKLLWYKLLKNEMGKLGDVWVGGVTTDKSGFTYLISYHSFGHLLFDGIKIEYKSLVGSSKSTFFKLDPDGNLNWFKKFESYENFIEQVKINNDLQIVLAGSFTGVELIVDQLVLKNRDTISFNRTNDAVLMVIDKNGNLQFIKSIGGLETDYIEQMAIDNGGNIFIGGSSRSKEIEIFSKKIKSLPTSQYAINFLAKINPNYELEWLYEDHVLGMFGLNYIILNQKQELWTAWQLNRDTIYLKGMPYVSPGNSSPDLLFIRFNNNGNMEQVFQLQGKGRENAGGYECGGLHPDGGLVISGTFTSDTLYFGDYALPTVARKKVGDQYTSSAFIARISPDGMVGSKDLRNQESSLISIHPNPAQDLFQIQFDEDLRVDGRVEILTTTGTLMKSINIGKGSTSTTVDVRDWPAGVYFVRYRDIEGRSSVERVVVE is encoded by the coding sequence ATGAGATTACTTTTATTTACCTTTTGGTTTTCATTCTTTTTTATTCATGCACAGGTTCCTAAGTTTGATTGGATTATTGCAGAAGGGCATAGGAGTACTATTGGTTTTTTTGAAGTTACTACCGATGTATTTTCTAATACCATTGCAGCTATCAATTTTGAGATTGCTCCTTTCGACATTTGCAATGAGAAATACAATCTGAATACAGAATATACCGATGTTCAGTTTTTAGTCAAATATAATTCAAATGGACATTGTGTATGGAAGCATCAACTATCAGACAATTTGACTGGGGTTCTTGATAGTAGAATTCATTTAACAAGTGACCCAAAAGGGAATATATTAATAAGTTCTTCATTCAGAGGTACCATTTGGCTAGATCCAGAACACTCGATTCAATCACCGGATGGTGTAGGAGAAGCATTTGTAGCCAAACTGGATTCTAATGGAAAATTACTTTGGTATAAATTATTGAAAAACGAAATGGGTAAGTTAGGAGATGTGTGGGTAGGAGGAGTAACTACAGATAAAAGTGGGTTTACTTATTTAATATCCTATCATAGTTTTGGTCATTTACTCTTTGACGGTATCAAGATTGAGTATAAATCTCTGGTCGGATCATCAAAGTCTACATTTTTTAAACTTGATCCTGATGGAAATTTAAATTGGTTTAAAAAATTTGAGAGTTATGAAAATTTTATTGAGCAAGTAAAAATTAATAATGATCTGCAAATTGTATTGGCAGGATCCTTTACAGGGGTAGAATTAATAGTCGATCAGTTGGTATTGAAAAATCGAGATACTATAAGTTTTAATCGGACTAATGATGCGGTGTTGATGGTAATTGACAAAAATGGAAATTTACAATTTATCAAATCCATAGGAGGACTAGAAACGGATTATATTGAACAAATGGCAATTGACAATGGGGGTAATATATTTATCGGTGGATCTAGTCGAAGCAAGGAAATAGAAATATTTTCAAAGAAGATTAAAAGCCTTCCAACCAGTCAATATGCTATCAATTTTCTCGCTAAGATAAATCCTAATTATGAGCTTGAATGGCTTTATGAAGATCATGTTCTTGGAATGTTTGGATTAAACTATATTATACTTAACCAAAAACAAGAGCTATGGACTGCTTGGCAGCTTAATAGAGATACTATATATCTTAAAGGAATGCCTTATGTCAGTCCTGGTAATTCATCACCTGATTTACTTTTCATTCGATTTAATAATAATGGCAATATGGAACAAGTTTTTCAACTGCAAGGTAAAGGTCGTGAGAACGCAGGGGGTTATGAATGTGGGGGTCTTCATCCCGATGGGGGTCTTGTTATAAGTGGCACTTTTACTTCAGACACTCTGTATTTCGGGGACTATGCATTACCTACAGTCGCAAGAAAAAAAGTAGGCGACCAATACACATCTTCAGCTTTCATAGCCCGTATCTCTCCTGATGGGATGGTGGGATCGAAAGATCTGAGAAATCAAGAAAGTAGTTTAATTTCAATCCACCCCAACCCAGCACAAGATTTATTTCAGATTCAATTTGATGAAGATCTGAGAGTAGATGGCAGAGTAGAGATATTGACAACTACTGGCACTCTAATGAAATCAATAAATATCGGTAAAGGATCGACTTCTACTACTGTTGATGTGCGTGACTGGCCTGCGGGAGTTTATTTCGTAAGGTATCGAGATATAGAAGGAAGGAGCAGTGTGGAGAGGGTGGTGGTGGAGTAA